The Mycolicibacterium hassiacum DSM 44199 genome includes a window with the following:
- a CDS encoding virulence factor Mce family protein gives MTYTNPSIHRGRRLRTGLAVVLALVLAAGVYLVWPTRVGHKITAYFTSAVGLYPGDEVRIVGVPVGTIDSIEPRPTDVKVTMTLDHGIKVPADAKAVIISPNLVAARFVQLTPPYTGGPELGDGAEIGLEQTAVPVEWDEVKKQLTQLSATLGPQEGSLQGPLAEAVNQAADTFDGNGDSFRAALRELSQTAGRLGDSRTDLFGTIRNLQVLVDALSNSNEQIVQFSNHVASVSQVLADSSTDLDNTLDTLNQALADVRGFLGETNQALIDQITKLTDFTSLLNTRSEDIEQILHVTPNGLSNFYNIYNPAQGTVGGLLTLPNFANPVQFICGGAFEAAPTPANFNRTEICRQRMGPVFKRIAMNFPPLLFHPINSITAYKGQIIYDTPETEAKAKTPVPYLQWMPAPGTNPPTPAPANEADLTSLMIPAPQAGSSSHAGGPAAVPDQPGESGAAGQSPAQEGGR, from the coding sequence TACCTGGTGTGGCCGACCCGGGTCGGGCACAAGATCACCGCCTACTTCACGTCGGCGGTGGGCCTGTATCCGGGCGACGAGGTGCGCATCGTCGGCGTGCCGGTGGGCACCATCGACTCCATCGAGCCGCGGCCCACCGACGTCAAGGTCACCATGACCCTCGATCACGGCATCAAGGTGCCGGCCGACGCCAAGGCCGTCATCATCTCGCCGAACCTGGTGGCCGCCAGGTTCGTTCAGCTCACCCCGCCCTACACCGGCGGGCCCGAGCTGGGCGACGGCGCCGAGATCGGGTTGGAGCAGACCGCGGTCCCGGTGGAGTGGGACGAGGTGAAAAAGCAGCTGACCCAGCTGAGCGCGACGCTCGGACCGCAGGAGGGCTCGCTGCAGGGGCCGCTGGCCGAGGCGGTCAACCAGGCCGCCGACACGTTCGACGGCAACGGTGACTCGTTCCGCGCCGCGCTGCGCGAGTTGTCCCAGACCGCGGGCCGGCTGGGCGACTCGCGCACCGACCTGTTCGGCACCATCCGCAACCTGCAGGTCCTCGTCGACGCGCTGTCCAACAGCAACGAGCAGATCGTGCAGTTCTCCAACCACGTCGCCTCGGTGTCGCAGGTGCTGGCCGACAGCTCGACGGATCTGGACAACACGCTCGACACCCTCAACCAGGCGCTGGCCGATGTGCGCGGATTCCTCGGGGAAACCAATCAGGCGTTGATCGACCAGATCACCAAGCTCACCGATTTCACCAGCCTGCTCAACACCCGCAGCGAGGACATCGAGCAGATCCTGCACGTGACCCCGAACGGGTTGTCGAACTTCTACAACATCTACAACCCGGCCCAGGGCACGGTGGGTGGCCTGCTCACGCTGCCGAACTTCGCGAACCCGGTGCAGTTCATCTGCGGCGGCGCGTTCGAGGCGGCGCCGACCCCGGCCAACTTCAACCGCACCGAGATCTGCCGTCAGCGCATGGGCCCGGTGTTCAAGCGCATCGCGATGAACTTCCCGCCGTTGCTGTTCCATCCGATCAACAGCATCACCGCCTACAAGGGCCAGATCATCTACGACACCCCGGAGACCGAGGCCAAGGCCAAGACCCCGGTGCCGTACCTGCAGTGGATGCCCGCGCCCGGGACGAATCCGCCGACCCCGGCGCCGGCGAACGAGGCCGACCTCACCTCGTTGATGATCCCGGCCCCGCAGGCCGGATCGAGCTCGCACGCCGGCGGTCCGGCGGCGGTGCCGGACCAGCCGGGTGAGTCCGGTGCCGCCGGGCAGTCTCCGGCCCAGGAAGGGGGTCGCTGA